In the genome of Myroides phaeus, one region contains:
- a CDS encoding THUMP-like domain-containing protein codes for MKNHLLAEDVQQYIQEQLHSDIKSLAFKKSPFTHIEMSELLTQIESKQKSKDKLPTWYATDNILFPKKLSIEQTSSEECAKYKASLVQGDSLIDLTGGFGIDCYYFSKQVKAVQHCEMQEDLSAIVAHNYTALGVDNITCHCGDSLVYLKENNKQWDYIYVDPARRNSAKEKVFFLSDCTPNVPEHLNDLFTHTNTILIKTSPLLDIHAGISELNHVKAVHIVALNNDVKELLWILEKGYEGEIALVAVNLTKDEPQLFHTSLTDQAVASFHAPQQYLYEPNSAILKTGKFDVVSQQYKINKLHPHSQLYTSEELVNFPGRSFKIQEVVPFNKQNAKTHLTNIKANVTVRNFPLKVEEIRKKWKIKDGGDVYIFFTTNLKNEKIIIICCKTT; via the coding sequence TTGAAAAACCATCTTTTAGCAGAAGACGTTCAGCAATATATACAAGAACAGCTACACAGCGACATCAAGTCGTTAGCCTTTAAAAAGAGTCCATTTACTCATATAGAGATGAGCGAACTACTAACGCAAATCGAGTCCAAACAAAAGTCTAAAGACAAATTACCTACGTGGTACGCCACAGACAATATCCTATTTCCAAAGAAGCTATCTATAGAACAGACTTCTTCAGAGGAGTGTGCCAAATACAAAGCGTCTTTGGTACAAGGTGATAGCTTGATTGACTTAACAGGTGGTTTCGGAATTGATTGTTACTACTTTTCCAAACAGGTTAAAGCGGTACAGCACTGTGAAATGCAAGAAGACCTAAGCGCAATTGTTGCTCATAACTACACTGCCTTAGGCGTTGATAACATCACTTGCCATTGCGGAGATAGTCTTGTTTACCTAAAAGAGAACAACAAACAGTGGGACTATATATACGTAGATCCAGCGCGTCGTAATTCTGCCAAGGAGAAGGTATTCTTCTTAAGCGATTGTACGCCAAACGTACCAGAGCATTTAAACGACCTGTTTACACATACGAATACCATTCTAATCAAAACCTCACCCCTATTGGATATACACGCCGGTATCAGTGAGTTAAACCACGTAAAGGCTGTCCATATTGTTGCCCTAAACAACGATGTGAAGGAATTGCTGTGGATATTAGAAAAAGGATATGAAGGTGAAATAGCCTTAGTAGCGGTTAATCTTACCAAAGACGAACCACAGTTGTTTCACACCAGTCTAACCGATCAAGCAGTGGCAAGCTTTCACGCGCCACAGCAGTATTTGTACGAACCTAACAGTGCTATCCTGAAAACAGGGAAGTTCGATGTGGTAAGTCAGCAATACAAGATCAACAAACTACATCCCCATAGCCAACTGTACACAAGTGAAGAGTTGGTCAACTTCCCAGGGCGTAGTTTCAAAATACAAGAAGTCGTTCCTTTCAACAAACAAAACGCCAAAACACACCTTACTAATATCAAGGCAAATGTAACCGTGCGTAACTTCCCATTGAAAGTAGAAGAAATCAGAAAGAAGTGGAAAATAAAAGACGGAGGCGATGTTTATATTTTCTTCACAACAAACTTGAAAAATGAAAAAATTATCATAATTTGTTGCAAAACAACATAG
- a CDS encoding AI-2E family transporter, with product MIDSKTISKGIVRAVLILTAITLLGLFLLEISPLFIYIGFAFVLALIGKPLVEFMRRRLRIKRIIAVSITITIFLAFFVGFIFMFVPLFTTQAQNLSVLSTMHLQEDFNGLISKIDYYLDAKGFSLDKIIAESNLKSQVKLDFVPNLLNSILSLLSEFGMGLFAILFIAFFFLKDQAVLEYQFKKIFPVRQENRVLNSIDKINNLLSRYFLGLVAQTFIIFILSFILLISVGTKGALMIAFLCAILNIIPYIGPLIGNILAVMFTMLSFIGDNFTDVTLPKALTVFIGFLTIQLIDNVVNQPLIFSNSVKSHPLEIFIVILASGMFSGIFGMIAAVPIYTCLKVIGKEFLPNVRFIQILTKKL from the coding sequence ATGATTGATTCTAAGACAATATCAAAAGGAATAGTACGTGCTGTACTAATATTAACGGCAATCACCCTATTAGGTCTTTTCCTATTAGAAATCAGCCCCTTATTTATCTATATCGGTTTTGCCTTTGTCTTAGCCCTAATCGGCAAGCCTCTTGTTGAGTTTATGCGTAGAAGACTACGCATCAAACGCATCATAGCTGTATCAATTACCATTACCATATTCTTGGCTTTTTTCGTTGGGTTTATCTTCATGTTTGTGCCTTTGTTTACTACTCAAGCACAGAATCTATCTGTCTTGAGCACCATGCACTTACAAGAGGATTTTAACGGATTAATCAGTAAAATAGACTATTATTTAGACGCTAAAGGTTTTAGCCTTGACAAGATTATAGCTGAATCTAACTTAAAATCACAGGTAAAGCTTGACTTTGTCCCTAACCTATTAAACTCTATACTAAGCCTATTGAGCGAATTCGGAATGGGGTTATTTGCTATTCTATTCATTGCTTTTTTCTTTCTAAAAGACCAAGCTGTCTTAGAATACCAATTCAAAAAGATATTCCCTGTTAGACAAGAAAACAGAGTTTTAAACTCGATAGACAAGATTAACAACCTATTATCACGTTATTTCCTTGGTTTAGTAGCCCAAACCTTCATCATCTTTATCCTAAGTTTCATCCTATTGATATCAGTAGGTACAAAAGGAGCCTTGATGATTGCCTTTTTATGTGCTATTTTAAACATCATTCCTTATATCGGACCCTTAATTGGAAACATATTAGCTGTGATGTTTACAATGCTTAGTTTCATAGGCGACAACTTCACAGATGTTACCCTACCTAAAGCATTAACCGTGTTTATCGGATTCCTTACTATACAGTTAATCGACAACGTAGTAAACCAACCGTTAATCTTTTCAAACAGCGTAAAGTCACATCCCTTAGAAATATTCATTGTTATTTTAGCAAGTGGAATGTTCTCTGGAATCTTTGGTATGATTGCCGCAGTGCCAATCTACACTTGTTTAAAAGTAATTGGAAAAGAGTTTTTACCAAACGTCAGATTCATACAAATCCTTACAAAAAAATTATAA
- a CDS encoding 16S rRNA (uracil(1498)-N(3))-methyltransferase yields MQLFYSPEIEKGQTTFTFDKDESKHIIRVLRRKMGDTLYVTNGKGTLFTTQISLDSDKKCITEIVSHEDQAHTPFRLHLAVAPTKMNERYEWFLEKATEIGIHEITPIICDHSERKVVKTERFEKIIQSAMKQSLQYHMPILNEPITLKEFMAKEHEGEKYIAHCEDTEKVLLKNSIPLHKNYLLLVGPEGDFSTSEIETALAKGYKPVSLGHTRLRTETAALVAVHSFVFANE; encoded by the coding sequence ATGCAATTATTCTATTCTCCTGAAATTGAAAAAGGACAAACAACTTTCACTTTTGACAAAGATGAAAGCAAACATATTATCCGTGTATTAAGACGTAAAATGGGTGATACTCTTTATGTAACAAACGGAAAAGGAACGTTGTTTACAACGCAAATCTCTCTGGATTCAGACAAGAAGTGTATCACAGAAATCGTATCACACGAAGACCAAGCTCACACGCCTTTCCGCCTACACCTTGCTGTAGCGCCAACAAAGATGAACGAGCGTTACGAGTGGTTCTTAGAAAAAGCAACAGAAATCGGTATCCACGAGATAACGCCAATTATCTGTGATCACTCAGAACGAAAAGTTGTTAAAACAGAACGTTTTGAGAAGATTATTCAATCGGCTATGAAGCAGTCTTTACAGTACCATATGCCTATATTAAACGAGCCTATCACCTTAAAAGAGTTTATGGCAAAAGAACACGAAGGCGAGAAATATATTGCACATTGCGAAGACACAGAGAAAGTTTTATTGAAAAACAGTATCCCACTTCACAAAAATTATTTACTTTTAGTTGGTCCAGAAGGCGACTTTTCTACGAGTGAAATAGAAACAGCCTTAGCTAAAGGGTACAAACCAGTCTCTTTAGGACACACAAGATTGCGAACAGAAACTGCCGCATTAGTAGCAGTACACAGTTTCGTATTTGCCAATGAATAA
- the tsaD gene encoding tRNA (adenosine(37)-N6)-threonylcarbamoyltransferase complex transferase subunit TsaD yields MSSKPTYILAIESSCDDTSAAIMADNKVLSNIVARQEIHEEYGGVVPELASRAHQQNIVPVVDVAIKKAGITKEDLSGIAFTQGPGLMGSLLVGGSFAKSLSLALDIPLVAVNHMHAHILCHFIDEEGFDKPEFPFLALTISGGHTQIVRVNSFFDLEILGETTDDAVGEAFDKSAKVLGFPYPGGPLIDKYAKQGNPKAFQFTKPKVDGLNFSFSGLKTQILYFIQKNVAANPNFIEENIADICASIQHTIINILMDKLKLAVAETGIKQIAIGGGVSANSGIRQALKDAEKKYKWKTFVPKFEYTTDNAAMIGIVGYYRFLESKFADSSVVSKARIEF; encoded by the coding sequence ATGTCTTCAAAACCTACCTATATTTTAGCCATCGAAAGCTCTTGTGACGACACATCAGCAGCGATTATGGCAGACAACAAAGTACTATCAAACATCGTAGCCAGACAGGAAATTCACGAAGAATACGGAGGTGTAGTTCCAGAGTTAGCCTCTCGTGCACACCAACAAAACATCGTGCCAGTAGTTGACGTAGCTATCAAAAAAGCAGGTATTACAAAAGAAGATTTAAGCGGAATTGCCTTTACACAAGGACCAGGACTTATGGGGTCTTTATTAGTAGGTGGATCATTTGCTAAGTCGCTTTCTTTAGCACTTGACATTCCCCTTGTAGCTGTAAACCATATGCACGCGCATATCCTATGTCACTTTATAGACGAAGAAGGATTTGACAAACCAGAATTCCCTTTCTTAGCCTTAACTATCTCAGGAGGACACACACAAATCGTGCGTGTAAACAGCTTCTTTGACTTAGAAATATTAGGAGAAACAACAGATGACGCCGTAGGTGAGGCATTTGACAAGTCTGCTAAAGTATTAGGCTTCCCTTACCCAGGTGGTCCTTTAATTGATAAATATGCTAAACAAGGAAACCCTAAAGCATTTCAATTTACCAAACCTAAGGTAGACGGACTTAACTTCAGCTTCAGTGGATTGAAAACACAAATCTTGTATTTTATCCAGAAAAACGTAGCTGCTAATCCAAACTTCATAGAAGAAAACATCGCTGATATCTGTGCGTCTATCCAACATACAATCATCAATATCTTGATGGACAAACTAAAGTTAGCCGTAGCGGAAACAGGCATTAAGCAAATCGCTATCGGAGGTGGTGTATCTGCAAACTCTGGTATTCGCCAAGCGTTAAAAGACGCAGAGAAGAAATACAAATGGAAAACCTTTGTACCTAAGTTTGAATACACAACAGACAACGCAGCTATGATCGGAATCGTAGGATACTACCGTTTCCTTGAATCTAAATTTGCCGACTCATCAGTCGTATCAAAAGCGCGTATCGAATTTTAA